One genomic window of Nakamurella panacisegetis includes the following:
- a CDS encoding amino acid permease encodes MSPTPIAASSAVLPDLNLPERLSYRVKRRLLGPPLTNDQLKHERLGKFLALGVLAPDCISSSAYGTEQILTALLPYAALGAFTLVLPITGVVIAILVLLTICYRQVVSVYTKAGGSYIVAKENFGPRVAQVAAVALLIDYVVTVAVQIAAGTVAVVSAFPVLGVGPRPVLIDVGMILLLCWGNLRGIKEAGKAFALPTYFFALVAGSMIIVGIIRELMGNLPQIDPTHLQGVHIGHANGFVMGATAMVLLRAFANGGSSLTGLEAISNGVGMFRCPEGQNARKAMLVMACTLGFLVCGVSLLAHFTHATPYADGFPSVISQEARLVFGHGVVGNILFGVMQTATAIILYTGGNTSFNGFPFLASFVADDAFLPRQLRKRGHRLVFSNAIMVLTAVALVLVVATDGKLDALVPLYAIGVFTGFTMAGFGMAKYFRTHGGPGQRRKIALNVAAGTTSLIVVLIFAVVKFSEGAWVVVILFPVLVFALIRLNREYRTEAEVLRDLDSERLSAGTKYSHHTVLVFVDALDLASVEALRYGQSLRPSTLRAVHFVLDSAHADRLSKKWQRAAQIVPLELVDCPDRRLGRATLEMIAREARPRTEVTVLLPRRSYATMLGRLLHDRTADHLARLISRIPNATATIIPYDTNAKITSMQEDRRADLPEPPARPVTAVLADRPTGSTRTAILKYAAPEPPAGAVPIRDLVSGDSCNVQGRVRTVRVGCVGDSPTFVCEIADSTGNLTVQFYGRRTVAGIEPGRLLRVQGRSLQQDAGYVIANPDYQLLTN; translated from the coding sequence CCGGACTGCATCTCGTCCTCGGCCTACGGCACCGAGCAGATCCTGACCGCCTTGCTCCCGTACGCCGCGCTGGGCGCCTTCACCCTGGTGCTGCCGATCACCGGGGTCGTGATCGCGATCCTGGTGCTGTTGACCATCTGCTACCGCCAGGTGGTGTCGGTGTACACCAAGGCCGGCGGGTCCTACATCGTGGCCAAGGAGAACTTCGGCCCTCGGGTGGCCCAGGTCGCCGCGGTCGCCCTGCTGATCGACTACGTCGTGACCGTGGCCGTGCAGATCGCCGCGGGGACGGTGGCCGTTGTGTCGGCCTTCCCGGTGCTCGGCGTCGGTCCTCGGCCGGTGTTGATCGACGTCGGCATGATCCTGCTGCTGTGCTGGGGCAATCTCCGCGGGATCAAGGAGGCCGGCAAGGCGTTCGCCCTGCCGACCTACTTCTTCGCTCTGGTGGCCGGCTCCATGATCATCGTCGGCATCATCCGGGAGTTGATGGGCAACCTGCCGCAGATCGACCCGACGCATTTGCAGGGCGTGCACATCGGCCACGCCAACGGCTTCGTGATGGGCGCGACCGCGATGGTGCTGTTGCGTGCCTTCGCCAACGGCGGTTCCTCGCTGACCGGTCTGGAGGCCATCAGCAACGGGGTGGGCATGTTCCGCTGCCCGGAAGGGCAGAACGCCAGGAAGGCCATGCTGGTCATGGCCTGCACTCTGGGCTTCCTGGTCTGTGGGGTCTCCCTGCTGGCCCACTTCACCCACGCCACGCCGTACGCCGACGGGTTCCCGTCGGTGATCAGCCAGGAAGCCCGCCTGGTGTTCGGGCACGGGGTGGTCGGCAACATCCTGTTCGGGGTCATGCAGACGGCCACCGCGATCATCCTGTACACCGGCGGCAACACCAGCTTCAACGGCTTCCCGTTCCTGGCCAGCTTCGTCGCCGACGACGCGTTCCTGCCTCGCCAGCTCCGCAAGCGCGGGCATCGGCTGGTGTTCTCCAACGCGATCATGGTGCTCACGGCGGTGGCGCTGGTCCTGGTGGTCGCCACCGACGGCAAGCTGGACGCCCTGGTCCCGCTCTACGCGATCGGCGTCTTCACCGGGTTCACCATGGCCGGTTTCGGCATGGCCAAGTACTTTCGGACCCACGGCGGTCCGGGCCAGCGGCGCAAGATCGCGCTCAACGTGGCCGCCGGCACCACGTCGCTGATCGTGGTTCTGATCTTCGCGGTGGTGAAGTTCAGCGAGGGCGCCTGGGTGGTGGTGATCCTGTTCCCGGTACTGGTGTTCGCGCTGATCCGACTCAATCGCGAGTACCGGACGGAGGCCGAGGTGCTGCGCGACCTCGACTCCGAACGGCTCTCGGCGGGCACCAAGTACTCGCACCACACGGTGCTGGTCTTCGTCGACGCCCTCGATCTGGCTTCGGTCGAGGCGCTTCGGTACGGGCAGAGCCTGCGTCCGAGCACGCTCCGTGCCGTGCATTTCGTGCTCGACAGCGCGCACGCCGATCGGCTCTCGAAGAAGTGGCAGCGAGCCGCCCAGATCGTCCCCCTGGAACTGGTCGACTGCCCTGATCGGCGCCTGGGCCGGGCCACGCTGGAGATGATCGCAAGAGAGGCCAGGCCCCGCACCGAGGTGACGGTGTTGTTGCCGCGACGCAGCTACGCCACCATGCTCGGCCGCCTGCTGCACGACCGGACGGCAGACCATCTCGCGCGGTTGATCAGCCGAATTCCCAACGCCACGGCCACGATCATTCCCTACGACACGAACGCCAAGATCACCTCGATGCAGGAGGATCGGCGAGCCGATCTCCCGGAGCCACCGGCGCGACCGGTGACCGCGGTGTTGGCCGACCGCCCGACCGGGTCGACCCGGACCGCGATCCTGAAGTACGCCGCGCCCGAACCGCCGGCCGGTGCGGTCCCGATCCGCGACCTGGTGTCCGGCGATTCCTGCAACGTCCAGGGACGGGTGCGGACGGTCAGGGTCGGCTGCGTCGGCGACAGCCCGACCTTCGTCTGCGAGATCGCCGACTCGACCGGCAATCTCACGGTTCAGTTCTACGGACGGCGCACCGTCGCCGGAATCGAACCGGGCCGGCTGCTCCGGGTCCAGGGCCGTTCGCTCCAGCAGGACGCCGGGTACGTCATCGCCAATCCCGACTACCAGCTGTTGACCAACTGA
- a CDS encoding TetR/AcrR family transcriptional regulator codes for MSAETGETETTVISRTRGYHHGHLAEALLDAGVELARIGGPDAVVLRGAARRVGVSATAAYRHFDGQTALVTAVKLRALEELATQMQAAGRKVPASDPVARLEAIGRAYLNFALTESGLFRTFCIGLPMMEDIELTTDVRAFGLLTEILQEMESAGLLDPTMAAGAPVSAWAAVHGLAILCLDGPLSHLPEPELELIFQTTLRMVLGGLSGRR; via the coding sequence ATGAGCGCGGAAACAGGCGAAACCGAAACGACGGTGATCAGCCGGACGCGCGGATATCACCACGGCCATTTGGCCGAGGCGTTGTTGGACGCCGGGGTCGAGCTGGCGCGGATCGGCGGCCCGGACGCGGTTGTGCTTCGGGGTGCGGCGCGTCGGGTCGGAGTGTCGGCCACCGCGGCGTATCGGCATTTCGACGGCCAGACGGCTCTGGTCACAGCAGTCAAACTGCGCGCCCTCGAGGAGTTGGCGACACAGATGCAGGCGGCCGGCCGGAAGGTCCCGGCATCGGATCCGGTCGCGCGCCTGGAAGCGATCGGACGGGCCTACCTGAATTTCGCGCTCACCGAGTCGGGCCTGTTCCGAACGTTCTGTATCGGGTTGCCGATGATGGAGGACATCGAGCTCACCACCGACGTCCGCGCCTTCGGGCTGCTCACCGAGATCCTCCAGGAGATGGAGTCGGCGGGCCTGCTCGATCCGACGATGGCGGCCGGTGCGCCGGTCTCGGCCTGGGCGGCGGTGCACGGACTGGCCATCCTCTGTCTGGACGGTCCGTTGTCCCACCTGCCGGAGCCGGAGCTGGAGCTGATCTTCCAGACCACCCTGAGGATGGTGCTCGGTGGGTTGTCGGGACGCCGTTGA
- a CDS encoding alpha/beta hydrolase, whose amino-acid sequence MPETRPSFLVLHGFQNHRPAGHWQHLLTDDLRAAGHPVSYPPLPDPDHPDRAAWLGKMSALVAAMPTGHRVVVTHSLAAVAWLHAAALGTVSADRVLLVAPPSPAVLAGIPEVAAFAEPTVTAAQLAASSSGPVRLVASDDDPYHPDGAAATYGTPLAIDTDVIPGAGHLDLTAGYGRWPSVLAWCLDPSTRLTART is encoded by the coding sequence TTGCCCGAGACGCGCCCCAGTTTCCTTGTCCTGCACGGCTTCCAGAACCACCGACCGGCCGGGCACTGGCAGCACCTGCTGACCGACGATCTCCGGGCGGCCGGACACCCGGTCTCCTACCCGCCGCTGCCCGACCCGGACCACCCCGACCGGGCGGCATGGCTGGGCAAGATGTCCGCACTGGTCGCGGCCATGCCGACCGGACACCGGGTGGTGGTAACCCACAGCCTGGCCGCCGTCGCCTGGCTGCACGCCGCCGCCCTCGGGACCGTCTCGGCGGACCGGGTCCTGTTGGTGGCCCCGCCGTCCCCCGCCGTCCTGGCCGGGATCCCCGAGGTTGCCGCCTTCGCGGAGCCGACGGTGACGGCCGCACAGCTGGCCGCCAGTTCGTCCGGACCGGTGCGTCTGGTCGCCTCGGACGACGACCCGTACCACCCCGACGGCGCGGCCGCGACCTACGGGACGCCATTGGCCATCGACACCGATGTCATACCCGGGGCCGGTCACCTGGATCTGACCGCCGGATACGGTCGATGGCCGTCGGTGCTGGCCTGGTGCCTCGACCCGTCCACCCGGCTGACCGCCCGGACCTGA
- a CDS encoding MMPL family transporter, which produces MTKTATAPTVRRDGLLYRFGLWLGRHAKAVLILGGIALVVFGVIGVGAFGKLKAGGFEDLGSDSSRAAAITNAHFAADPNLLLVVTPDDGRLDSAPSKAAGSALTTAIASKPDVTVTGSYWTTPAAGLAATDRSSGLITVVISGDHSVSRAADLSAEFSGERGGVTVKVGGQAAVLGDINRHVSSSLVLAEAIALPLTLILLLVVFGSVVAALLPLLIGAFAIAGTFFELSVLGSITDVSVFAINLTTALGLGLGIDYGLLLVARFREQLAAGEVVDVAVARTVATAGRTILFSAAAVVAALATLILFPLYFLSSFGYAGIGVVLIAALGALVLIPAALALLGRRVDAGRLPFTGTARNAESRFWLRFATAVFRHPVRTGGPVLVVLLLAAVPLMGIKFALPDASVLPTDAASRQVATILAQQYPSQSTAVITLVSATPTDSATATAAGAIVSKVPGVTGVEFGTATPDTLSYRQLKVSTDAPKASEAAKSLVKAIRAAAPGTAAAVFLVGGSDASLTDTLSGIGHQLPWVLLIIVVTTFILLFLFTGSVLQPLRALVVNGLSLSASIGVVTWIFQDGHLIGLLGATARPMDASMTVLLLSITFGLSMDYEVFLASRITELHFAGSGLQDAVTHGLARTGRLVSSAALLLAVSFFAFTTSSVSMLQLFGFGAGLAVLIDATLIRGVLVPAVMRLLGPANFWSPGPLRKLHAKVGLSEE; this is translated from the coding sequence ATGACCAAGACCGCCACCGCTCCGACCGTTCGCCGCGACGGCCTTCTCTACCGTTTCGGTCTCTGGCTCGGACGGCACGCCAAGGCGGTGTTGATCCTGGGCGGAATCGCCCTGGTGGTCTTCGGCGTCATCGGGGTCGGCGCCTTCGGGAAACTCAAGGCCGGCGGTTTCGAAGATCTGGGCAGTGATTCCTCTCGCGCCGCCGCGATCACCAACGCCCACTTTGCCGCCGACCCCAACCTGTTGCTGGTGGTCACCCCGGACGACGGACGGCTCGACTCCGCGCCCAGCAAAGCGGCCGGATCGGCCCTGACCACGGCCATCGCCTCGAAGCCGGACGTGACGGTAACCGGCTCGTACTGGACCACCCCCGCGGCCGGCCTGGCCGCCACCGACCGCAGCTCCGGCCTGATCACGGTGGTCATCTCGGGCGATCATTCGGTCTCCCGCGCGGCCGATCTGTCCGCCGAGTTCAGCGGCGAACGCGGCGGCGTGACGGTCAAGGTCGGCGGGCAGGCGGCGGTCCTGGGCGACATCAACCGCCACGTCTCGAGTTCGCTGGTCCTGGCCGAAGCCATCGCCCTGCCGTTGACCCTGATCCTGCTGCTCGTGGTGTTCGGGTCAGTCGTGGCGGCGCTGCTGCCCCTGCTGATCGGGGCCTTCGCCATCGCCGGGACGTTCTTCGAGCTGTCGGTGCTGGGCTCGATCACCGACGTCTCGGTGTTCGCCATCAACCTGACCACGGCCCTGGGTCTCGGTCTCGGCATCGACTACGGACTCCTGCTGGTCGCGAGGTTCCGTGAACAACTGGCCGCCGGCGAGGTGGTCGATGTCGCGGTGGCCCGGACCGTCGCCACCGCGGGCCGGACGATCCTGTTCTCGGCCGCGGCCGTGGTCGCCGCCCTGGCCACCCTCATCCTGTTCCCGCTCTACTTCCTCTCCTCGTTCGGTTACGCCGGGATCGGTGTGGTGCTGATCGCCGCGCTCGGCGCACTGGTGCTGATCCCGGCCGCTCTGGCCCTGCTCGGCCGCCGCGTCGACGCCGGCCGCCTCCCCTTCACCGGCACGGCCCGCAACGCCGAATCGCGGTTCTGGTTGCGGTTCGCCACCGCCGTGTTCCGGCACCCGGTGCGGACGGGCGGCCCTGTGTTGGTCGTGTTGTTGCTGGCCGCCGTACCGCTGATGGGCATCAAATTCGCTCTGCCCGACGCCTCGGTGCTGCCGACCGACGCGGCCAGCCGCCAAGTGGCCACCATCCTGGCCCAGCAGTACCCGTCGCAATCCACCGCCGTCATCACGCTGGTCTCGGCGACACCGACCGACTCGGCCACGGCCACGGCCGCGGGCGCGATCGTCAGCAAGGTCCCGGGCGTCACCGGCGTCGAATTCGGCACCGCCACGCCGGACACCCTGTCCTACCGGCAGCTGAAGGTCTCGACCGACGCTCCGAAGGCCTCCGAGGCGGCGAAGTCACTGGTGAAGGCGATCCGAGCGGCCGCGCCCGGGACCGCGGCGGCGGTCTTCCTGGTCGGCGGTTCCGATGCCTCGCTCACCGATACACTGTCCGGCATCGGGCACCAGCTGCCGTGGGTGCTGTTGATCATCGTGGTGACGACCTTCATCCTGCTCTTCCTGTTCACCGGAAGCGTCCTGCAGCCGCTCCGCGCCCTGGTGGTCAACGGCCTGTCGCTGTCGGCGTCGATCGGCGTCGTGACCTGGATCTTCCAGGACGGACACCTGATCGGGCTCCTGGGTGCCACCGCACGCCCGATGGACGCGTCCATGACGGTGCTGCTGCTGTCCATCACCTTCGGCCTGTCCATGGACTACGAAGTGTTCCTGGCCAGCCGGATCACCGAACTGCACTTCGCCGGTTCGGGCCTGCAGGACGCCGTGACCCACGGACTCGCCCGTACCGGACGTCTCGTGAGCAGCGCGGCGCTGCTGCTGGCGGTGAGCTTCTTCGCCTTCACGACCTCATCGGTGTCGATGCTCCAACTGTTCGGATTCGGGGCCGGCCTGGCGGTGTTGATCGACGCCACCCTCATTCGGGGCGTCCTGGTACCGGCGGTGATGCGCCTGCTCGGGCCGGCCAACTTCTGGTCGCCGGGCCCGCTGCGGAAACTGCACGCAAAGGTCGGCCTGTCCGAGGAGTGA